In Nocardioides cavernae, a single genomic region encodes these proteins:
- the deoC gene encoding deoxyribose-phosphate aldolase — translation MTPTASSTASTTSSHAVFDDIVRSDSSLRRFLHGLPGVDQVGCEARAAGLATRSIKTTSKAYAIDLAIRMVDLTTLEGQDTHGKVRALASKAMRPDPADPTCPATAAVCVYPDMVAIAKQTLGDSGVNVAAVATAFPSGRAAMDIKLADTRDAVEAGADEIDMVIDRGAFLSGRYLDVFEEIAQVKEACGDAHLKVIFETGELQTYDNVRRASWLAMMAGGHFIKTSTGKVQPAATLPVTLIMLEAVRDFREQTGQMIGVKPAGGIKTTKDAIKYLVMVNEICGDDWLDPDWFRFGASTLLNDLLMQRTKMTTGRYSGPDYFTLD, via the coding sequence GTGACACCCACTGCCAGCTCCACGGCGAGCACGACCTCCTCGCACGCGGTCTTCGACGACATCGTGCGCTCGGACTCCTCGCTCCGCCGATTCCTCCACGGCCTCCCCGGCGTCGACCAGGTCGGGTGCGAGGCCCGCGCCGCTGGTCTGGCCACGAGGTCGATCAAGACCACGTCGAAGGCGTACGCCATCGACCTGGCCATCCGGATGGTCGACCTGACCACGCTCGAGGGCCAGGACACCCACGGCAAGGTCCGTGCGCTCGCGTCCAAGGCGATGCGCCCCGACCCGGCCGACCCGACCTGCCCGGCCACCGCTGCCGTGTGCGTCTACCCCGACATGGTGGCCATCGCCAAGCAGACGCTCGGCGACAGCGGCGTCAACGTCGCGGCGGTCGCCACGGCGTTCCCGAGCGGTCGCGCCGCGATGGACATCAAGCTCGCCGACACCCGCGACGCGGTCGAGGCCGGCGCCGACGAGATCGACATGGTCATCGACCGTGGTGCGTTCCTCTCCGGGCGCTACCTGGACGTCTTCGAGGAGATCGCGCAGGTCAAGGAGGCCTGTGGCGACGCACACCTCAAGGTGATCTTCGAGACCGGCGAGCTGCAGACCTACGACAACGTCCGCCGGGCCAGCTGGCTCGCGATGATGGCCGGTGGCCACTTCATCAAGACCTCCACGGGCAAGGTCCAGCCCGCCGCGACCCTCCCGGTCACCCTGATCATGCTCGAGGCGGTCCGTGACTTCCGCGAGCAGACCGGGCAGATGATCGGCGTCAAGCCCGCCGGTGGCATCAAGACCACCAAGGACGCCATCAAGTACCTCGTGATGGTCAACGAGATCTGCGGCGACGACTGGCTCGACCCCGACTGGTTCCGCTTCGGCGCCTCCACGCTGCTCAACGACCTGCTCATGCAGCGCACCAAGATGACGACCGGCCGCTACTCCGGTCCCGACTACTTCACGCTGGACTGA